A window from Corynebacterium accolens encodes these proteins:
- a CDS encoding DUF6912 family protein, whose product MAQARVYIPATYAMLAELAETGTLAARSGWGFMVTPALRDFYTAGDEEEIAYSAFLEASMASLRLLTIGDEEKFPHRRVVISIDVDDTAVTPRPDMGEPVVELQPAQFGTDSLAAIHVDIEESEEATAKAIEAIDSADLGDEDAELAVGDALDNFMAFYHPTELPFLVELL is encoded by the coding sequence GTGGCTCAAGCCCGCGTCTATATTCCGGCGACCTATGCCATGCTGGCGGAGCTCGCTGAGACCGGAACGCTCGCGGCGCGCTCCGGGTGGGGATTCATGGTGACCCCAGCCCTGCGCGATTTTTATACCGCAGGCGATGAAGAAGAGATTGCCTACTCCGCCTTCCTCGAGGCCTCCATGGCTTCGCTGCGCCTGTTGACCATTGGAGACGAGGAGAAGTTCCCGCACCGGCGCGTGGTCATTTCCATCGACGTTGATGACACGGCGGTCACCCCGCGCCCGGATATGGGCGAGCCGGTGGTGGAACTTCAGCCAGCGCAGTTTGGCACGGATAGCCTCGCCGCCATTCACGTGGATATCGAAGAATCCGAAGAGGCAACCGCCAAGGCCATCGAGGCCATCGATTCCGCGGACCTCGGCGATGAGGACGCGGAGCTCGCGGTAGGTGATGCCCTGGATAACTTCATGGCCTTCTACCACCCCACGGAGCTGCCCTTCCTCGTGGAATTGCTCTAG
- the aroA gene encoding 3-phosphoshikimate 1-carboxyvinyltransferase: MASIMDTMSQPWTAPLATSPVTGEHQVPGSKSITNRAFILAALADSPSILHAPLVSRDTQLMEDALSAMGVRFTHDGANIHVQPGKLHGARVDCGLAGTVMRFVPPVAALADGPVRVDGDKQAYNRPMSTTLDALRSLGVDVEGGSLPFTVSSNGVPEGGKVTIDASGSSQFVSGLLLSGARFSQGIQLTHEGGQLPSMPHVEMTVGMLRQAGVRVDSDGTTWTVHPGPIAGREWFIEPDLSNATPFLAAAAVTGGRXTJKNWPANTTXPGXAIRQILLDMGVMVTQEHNSVTAEGNPAGRLQGIERNMGDIGELTPTVAALCALAETPSRLTGIAHLRGHETDRLQALAANINALGGRVTELDDGLVIEPVELHGGDWPCYADHRMATAGAILGLKVPGIQIEDISTTSKTLPGLARMWETMLHPDQQDLHG; the protein is encoded by the coding sequence ATGGCCTCTATTATGGACACTATGTCTCAACCTTGGACCGCCCCGCTGGCTACCAGCCCCGTTACGGGGGAACACCAGGTGCCAGGATCGAAATCGATTACCAATCGCGCCTTCATCCTGGCCGCGCTGGCTGATTCCCCGTCCATCCTGCACGCCCCGCTGGTATCGCGCGATACGCAACTGATGGAGGACGCACTCAGTGCCATGGGGGTTCGCTTCACCCATGACGGCGCCAATATCCACGTCCAGCCTGGGAAGCTGCACGGTGCCAGGGTGGATTGCGGGCTGGCCGGCACCGTGATGCGCTTTGTGCCGCCGGTCGCAGCGCTGGCGGATGGCCCGGTGCGCGTCGATGGCGATAAGCAGGCCTATAACCGCCCCATGTCCACGACGCTGGATGCGCTGCGCAGCCTCGGCGTCGATGTGGAAGGAGGTAGCCTTCCCTTTACGGTGTCCTCCAACGGCGTGCCAGAAGGCGGCAAAGTCACCATCGATGCTTCTGGTTCTTCCCAGTTCGTCTCCGGCCTGCTGCTGAGCGGGGCGCGCTTTTCCCAGGGCATCCAGCTCACCCACGAGGGCGGCCAGCTGCCATCTATGCCGCACGTGGAAATGACGGTGGGCATGCTGCGCCAGGCGGGCGTGCGCGTGGATTCGGATGGCACCACGTGGACGGTGCACCCCGGCCCCATCGCCGGCCGCGAATGGTTCATCGAGCCGGATCTCTCCAATGCCACGCCGTTCCTCGCCGCAGCGGCGGTCACCGGCGGGCGCCYGACCMTCAAGAATTGGCCGGCGAATACCACCCMGCCGGGCGRTGCCATCCGCCAGATCCTGCTGGATATGGGCGTGATGGTAACCCAGGAGCACAACAGCGTCACAGCAGAGGGCAACCCGGCGGGAAGGTTGCAGGGCATCGAGCGCAACATGGGCGATATCGGGGAGCTTACCCCCACCGTTGCGGCCCTGTGCGCGCTCGCAGAAACGCCGTCCCGGCTCACGGGCATTGCCCACCTGCGCGGCCACGAGACCGACCGTTTGCAGGCGCTCGCGGCGAATATCAATGCGCTGGGCGGCAGGGTCACCGAGCTTGACGATGGCCTGGTGATCGAACCCGTCGAACTCCACGGCGGCGATTGGCCCTGCTACGCCGATCACCGCATGGCCACCGCCGGTGCCATTCTGGGTTTGAAAGTCCCTGGTATCCAGATTGAGGATATTTCCACCACTTCCAAGACCTTGCCCGGCTTGGCCCGCATGTGGGAGACGATGCTGCACCCCGACCAACAGGATTTACATGGCTAG
- the lpqB gene encoding MtrAB system accessory lipoprotein LpqB — protein sequence MNSVIMKGIWRRHTAVGAVVALCFVTGCSTLPHDTSPQVVGTYHKQADGPEEVIAPEAGADPDLTLRDFYRAAAVPTNDHDAARGFLTNNARGAWDASGDVMVVDSLDIVTAPDKKQNTAADARSFNVRGTIIGRLKSGGAYVPENESYEATIDMKMVDDQWLVDSLPAGLVIERNELRNHYTPQSLYFYKQTDDVLAPDRRWLYKGSEESESTLITLLMEGPSSSIAPATRRAADEKVTFAGYDNENGYQFEGLSDLDENDRTRFAAQLVWTLSDAGHIGPFKVKADGSNLVEGMDTVSVDDFADYNPKVNSNSLSTLYALNEGNVLEVDSGVAEPVKGSLGSSGNVQSVDVTESGMIAAVSRKPSGDFKLQMGEIGAALQDSVEGKTLARPTFEYNGQAVWTVVDGDRIVRVVRSKTTGRISESEVDARSIDDIEGEISVIRLSHSGARAAMIIDGHVYIAAVAQSSSGDKRIVNAREVGPEVSGSALSLDWNNDGSLIVGTSSGQSPVWRIEQDGSSASTMPTGNITAPVVAVATSPSKLYITDSHAMLELPATVVDEVNWREVPGLQGRRSSPIVSS from the coding sequence ATGAATTCGGTCATTATGAAGGGAATATGGCGGCGGCACACCGCCGTGGGCGCGGTGGTGGCGCTGTGCTTTGTTACCGGCTGCTCAACCTTGCCGCACGATACGAGCCCCCAGGTCGTGGGTACCTACCACAAACAGGCCGATGGCCCGGAAGAGGTCATTGCCCCTGAGGCGGGGGCGGACCCGGACCTTACCCTGCGCGATTTTTATCGCGCCGCGGCCGTTCCAACCAATGACCACGATGCCGCTCGCGGGTTCCTCACGAATAACGCCCGCGGGGCCTGGGATGCCTCAGGCGATGTCATGGTGGTCGATAGCCTGGATATCGTGACCGCGCCCGATAAGAAACAGAATACGGCGGCGGATGCGCGCTCCTTCAATGTGCGCGGCACCATCATTGGACGCCTCAAATCCGGCGGGGCCTATGTGCCAGAAAATGAGAGCTACGAAGCTACCATCGACATGAAAATGGTAGATGACCAGTGGCTCGTTGATAGTCTGCCGGCCGGGCTGGTTATCGAGCGTAATGAGCTGCGCAATCATTACACCCCGCAATCGCTCTACTTTTATAAACAAACCGATGACGTCCTCGCCCCGGACCGCCGGTGGCTGTATAAGGGCAGCGAGGAATCCGAGTCCACGCTGATCACCCTCTTGATGGAAGGCCCATCTAGCAGCATCGCCCCGGCCACCCGCCGGGCGGCGGATGAAAAGGTCACCTTCGCTGGCTACGACAACGAAAACGGCTACCAGTTCGAGGGCTTGTCAGACTTGGATGAAAATGACCGCACCCGCTTTGCGGCGCAATTGGTCTGGACGCTTTCTGATGCCGGGCATATCGGCCCCTTCAAGGTTAAGGCCGATGGCAGCAATCTGGTAGAAGGCATGGACACCGTCAGCGTGGATGATTTTGCTGACTATAACCCCAAGGTAAACAGTAATTCCCTGTCCACGCTGTACGCCTTGAATGAGGGCAACGTGCTGGAGGTCGATAGCGGGGTGGCCGAGCCGGTTAAGGGCTCTTTGGGCTCGAGCGGCAATGTGCAATCGGTCGATGTCACCGAATCCGGCATGATTGCGGCGGTCAGCCGGAAGCCTAGCGGTGACTTCAAGCTGCAGATGGGCGAAATCGGCGCCGCGTTGCAGGATTCGGTCGAAGGTAAGACGCTGGCGCGGCCCACCTTTGAATATAACGGGCAAGCCGTGTGGACGGTGGTCGATGGAGACCGCATCGTGCGCGTCGTGCGCTCCAAGACCACCGGACGGATTTCAGAATCCGAGGTCGATGCGCGCAGCATCGACGATATCGAGGGAGAAATCTCCGTTATCCGCCTCTCCCATAGCGGCGCACGCGCGGCGATGATCATCGATGGCCACGTCTACATCGCCGCGGTGGCCCAATCCAGCAGCGGCGATAAGCGCATCGTCAACGCCCGCGAGGTGGGCCCTGAGGTCTCTGGTTCAGCATTATCGCTGGATTGGAATAACGATGGTTCGCTCATCGTCGGTACGTCCTCTGGGCAGTCGCCGGTATGGCGCATCGAGCAGGATGGTTCCTCGGCCTCTACCATGCCGACGGGTAATATCACCGCCCCGGTAGTCGCGGTGGCTACCTCGCCATCGAAGCTTTATATTACGGATTCCCATGCCATGCTGGAGCTTCCCGCCACGGTGGTCGATGAGGTGAACTGGCGCGAGGTGCCTGGCCTGCAGGGTCGGCGCTCTTCGCCTATCGTGTCTAGCTAA
- a CDS encoding ComF family protein, with product MSVRELIFPRACAGCRAPGHVLCPQCREHLRQPPYLVSRPRLLRAPVFALGSYSDIRRNIIISMKEQGNREVRDYIGAVVAAGVAHLAARGEIPRELCLVPAPTRRRSARMRGGDPVTAMCQGAARRQQGLRVREALVMGADTADQSELNAQDRWANLQGRVGVGAPVGGEQALLVDDVITTGATLAASMAALRAAGATVYGALAFADA from the coding sequence GTGAGCGTGCGAGAGCTGATTTTTCCGCGTGCGTGTGCCGGGTGCCGCGCGCCCGGCCACGTCTTATGCCCGCAGTGCCGGGAGCACCTGCGCCAGCCGCCTTACCTGGTAAGCCGGCCGCGGCTGCTCAGGGCACCGGTATTTGCCCTAGGGTCCTATTCCGATATTCGCCGCAACATCATCATCAGCATGAAGGAACAAGGCAATAGGGAAGTGCGCGATTATATAGGTGCGGTGGTTGCCGCGGGCGTGGCGCACTTGGCCGCCCGTGGCGAGATTCCCCGCGAGCTGTGCCTGGTGCCGGCCCCTACGCGGCGCCGCTCGGCGCGCATGCGCGGCGGTGATCCCGTGACGGCCATGTGTCAAGGTGCGGCGCGCCGACAGCAGGGGCTGCGGGTGCGCGAGGCGCTTGTCATGGGCGCGGATACGGCGGATCAATCTGAGCTCAATGCGCAGGATAGGTGGGCGAACCTGCAGGGGCGCGTGGGGGTTGGCGCCCCGGTGGGCGGTGAGCAGGCGCTGCTTGTCGATGACGTTATAACCACCGGCGCCACCCTCGCGGCCAGCATGGCGGCCCTGCGCGCCGCCGGCGCCACGGTCTATGGGGCGTTGGCTTTTGCCGATGCTTAA
- a CDS encoding HAD-IA family hydrolase — translation MRGLIVDYVGVLDGAEEDNRRWKALLSAAKANGAATAILSNDPGGSGAEHIREWEYRGNVDAVVLSGEIGAEKPEVAAFQAAADALELPLSDCVMVDDSILNVRAAVDAGMIGFLYTSFDRVSVEIQAVFDIEGEF, via the coding sequence ATGCGTGGTCTCATCGTTGACTATGTCGGCGTCCTCGATGGCGCTGAAGAGGACAATCGCCGCTGGAAGGCTCTGCTATCTGCGGCGAAGGCAAATGGTGCCGCAACCGCTATCTTGTCTAATGACCCGGGCGGCTCTGGCGCTGAGCACATTCGCGAGTGGGAATACCGCGGCAACGTCGATGCCGTGGTGTTGTCTGGCGAAATCGGGGCGGAAAAGCCGGAGGTTGCGGCTTTCCAGGCGGCTGCCGATGCCCTCGAGCTGCCCTTGAGCGATTGTGTCATGGTCGACGATTCGATCCTCAACGTGCGCGCCGCTGTCGATGCCGGGATGATCGGTTTCTTATACACCAGCTTCGATCGCGTGTCTGTAGAAATTCAAGCCGTATTCGATATTGAAGGGGAATTTTAG
- the hpf gene encoding ribosome hibernation-promoting factor, HPF/YfiA family: protein MSQPNKAQVTITGRNVDVPEHFQERVNDKLAKIERLDPTLTFFHVELQHEPNPRREAESDRIQITATGKGHIARAEAKEDSFYAALETAMGKMERSLRKVKVRREYVKGGHRAQKGTGEIAAEMVAEAEAQRAKEERLVDPYAETVEDVRPGQIVRTKEHPATPMSVDDALSEMELVGHDFFLFVNEENNKPSVVYRRHAFDYGIISLSEDAEG, encoded by the coding sequence ATGTCCCAGCCAAACAAAGCTCAGGTAACGATTACGGGCCGTAACGTTGATGTACCGGAACACTTCCAGGAGCGCGTCAACGACAAGCTGGCAAAGATTGAACGCCTTGATCCCACACTGACCTTCTTCCACGTGGAATTGCAGCACGAGCCAAACCCACGCCGCGAAGCAGAGTCCGACCGCATCCAGATCACCGCAACCGGCAAGGGCCACATCGCCCGCGCAGAGGCTAAGGAAGACTCCTTCTACGCAGCGCTGGAAACCGCGATGGGGAAGATGGAACGTTCCCTGCGGAAGGTGAAGGTGCGCCGTGAATACGTCAAGGGCGGTCACCGCGCACAGAAGGGCACCGGCGAAATCGCCGCAGAGATGGTTGCGGAGGCAGAAGCACAGCGCGCCAAGGAAGAGCGCTTGGTCGATCCTTATGCCGAGACCGTCGAGGACGTTCGCCCCGGCCAGATCGTGCGCACCAAGGAGCACCCGGCCACCCCGATGAGCGTGGACGATGCCTTGAGCGAGATGGAGCTGGTTGGCCACGATTTCTTCCTCTTCGTCAACGAGGAAAACAACAAGCCTTCCGTGGTTTACCGCCGCCACGCTTTCGACTACGGCATCATCTCCTTGTCTGAGGATGCAGAGGGCTAG
- the secA gene encoding preprotein translocase subunit SecA, translated as MFGLSKLLRAGEGRTVKRLGKIADDVIALEDQYAELSDDELKAKTDEFKTRLKDGEEKNDILLDAFATVREAAWRVLGQKHYPVQIMGGAALHFGNVAEMRTGEGKTLTSLLPAYLNALEGQGVHIVTVNDYLAKRDAEMMGRVHRWLGLSVGVILAEMRPQERKKAYDCDITYGTNNELGFDYLRDNMVRTLNDVVQRGHNFCIVDEVDSILIDEARTPLIISGPVDGSSQFYGVFAQLAPRMREGIHYEVDHKKRTIGVLEEGVEYVEDQLGIDNLYAPEHSQLVSYLNNALKAKELFTRDKDYIVRNGEVMIVDGFTGRVLAGRRYNEGMHQAIEAKEQVEIKNENQTLATVTLQNFFRLYEKISGMTGTAETEAAELHSIYGLDVVPIPTNKPNQRTDHSDRIYKTQEAKFAAVVDDIAEHVENGQPVLVGTTSVERSEYLSQLLTKRGVQHNVLNAKHHEEEGQIIARAGRPGTVTVATNMAGRGTDIVLGGNPEVILDEKLRERGLDPFEDEEKYQEAWEAEIDGEKERSKRLGDEVRESGGLYVLGTERHESRRIDNQLRGRTGRQGDPGETRFYLSMRDELMVRFVGQSMEHMMNRLNVPDDVPIEAKMVSNSIKGAQAQVENQNFEMRKNVLKYDEVLNEQRKVVYSTRYSILDADDIKDDIRTMIDDTVSAYVEGATATGYVEDWNLEELWNALEALYGPTMSPEELVEGSEYGSPGELTAEQLRDALVTDANREYDKLEEAVSAIGGDKQMRNTERMVILPIIDQKWREHLYEMDYLKEGIGLRAMAQRDPLVEYQKEGGDMFNAMNEGVKEETVRQLFMLRKQFKQQEENQESGGDSGSGPAGQETVEA; from the coding sequence GTGTTTGGACTTTCCAAGCTGCTGCGCGCGGGCGAGGGCCGTACGGTCAAGCGCCTGGGCAAAATTGCAGACGATGTAATTGCACTCGAGGATCAGTACGCGGAGCTTTCGGACGATGAGCTAAAGGCCAAGACTGACGAGTTCAAAACTCGCCTGAAGGATGGCGAAGAAAAGAACGACATCTTGCTCGATGCTTTTGCTACCGTCCGCGAAGCCGCTTGGCGCGTCCTAGGACAAAAGCACTACCCCGTGCAGATCATGGGTGGCGCCGCCCTGCACTTTGGCAATGTTGCAGAGATGCGCACCGGTGAGGGCAAAACCCTGACCTCCTTGCTGCCCGCTTACCTCAACGCCCTGGAGGGCCAGGGCGTACACATCGTCACGGTCAATGACTACCTGGCCAAGCGCGACGCCGAGATGATGGGGCGTGTGCACCGCTGGTTGGGCCTGTCCGTGGGCGTTATCTTGGCAGAAATGCGCCCGCAAGAGCGCAAGAAAGCCTACGACTGCGATATCACCTACGGCACCAATAACGAGCTGGGCTTTGATTACCTGCGCGATAACATGGTGCGCACCCTCAATGATGTAGTTCAGCGCGGACACAACTTCTGCATCGTGGATGAGGTGGACTCGATCCTTATCGATGAAGCCCGTACCCCACTCATCATCTCCGGCCCGGTTGATGGGTCCTCCCAGTTCTATGGCGTCTTTGCGCAGCTGGCGCCGCGCATGCGCGAGGGAATCCACTACGAAGTGGACCACAAAAAGCGCACCATCGGTGTCTTGGAAGAGGGGGTGGAGTACGTTGAAGATCAGCTCGGTATTGATAACCTCTACGCGCCGGAGCATTCCCAGTTGGTTTCCTACCTCAATAACGCGTTGAAGGCCAAGGAGCTCTTTACCCGCGATAAGGACTACATCGTCCGCAATGGCGAAGTGATGATCGTGGATGGCTTTACCGGCCGAGTGTTGGCGGGACGCCGCTACAACGAGGGCATGCACCAGGCCATTGAGGCCAAGGAGCAGGTGGAGATCAAAAACGAGAACCAGACGCTGGCGACGGTTACCCTGCAGAACTTCTTCCGCCTCTATGAAAAGATTTCCGGCATGACCGGTACCGCGGAAACGGAAGCCGCGGAGCTGCATTCCATCTATGGGCTGGATGTGGTTCCTATTCCTACCAATAAGCCGAACCAGCGCACCGACCACTCGGACCGCATTTACAAGACCCAAGAGGCAAAGTTCGCTGCGGTGGTTGATGATATTGCGGAGCATGTCGAAAACGGCCAGCCGGTCCTAGTCGGTACCACCTCCGTGGAGCGTTCCGAATACCTGTCGCAGCTGCTGACCAAGCGCGGTGTGCAACACAACGTGCTTAACGCCAAGCACCACGAAGAAGAGGGCCAGATCATTGCCCGTGCGGGCCGCCCCGGCACCGTGACCGTGGCAACCAACATGGCCGGCCGTGGTACCGATATCGTGCTCGGCGGTAACCCGGAAGTTATCCTCGATGAGAAGCTGCGCGAACGCGGCCTTGACCCCTTTGAGGATGAGGAAAAATACCAGGAGGCCTGGGAGGCCGAGATCGACGGCGAGAAAGAGCGCTCGAAGCGCTTGGGCGATGAGGTGCGCGAATCGGGCGGGCTCTATGTCTTGGGCACCGAGCGCCACGAGTCGCGCCGCATCGATAACCAGCTGCGCGGCCGTACCGGCCGTCAGGGTGACCCGGGCGAGACCCGCTTCTACCTGTCCATGCGCGATGAATTGATGGTGCGCTTTGTGGGCCAGTCCATGGAGCACATGATGAACCGCCTCAACGTGCCTGATGATGTCCCCATTGAGGCCAAGATGGTCTCGAACTCCATCAAGGGTGCCCAGGCGCAGGTGGAGAACCAGAACTTCGAGATGCGCAAGAACGTGCTGAAGTACGATGAGGTGCTCAATGAGCAGCGCAAGGTGGTCTACTCCACGCGCTATTCTATCCTCGATGCAGATGACATCAAGGACGATATCCGCACCATGATCGATGACACGGTCTCTGCCTACGTCGAGGGCGCTACCGCCACCGGTTATGTCGAAGACTGGAACCTCGAGGAACTCTGGAATGCCCTCGAGGCGCTGTACGGCCCCACGATGTCCCCGGAGGAACTCGTGGAAGGCTCCGAGTACGGTTCCCCAGGCGAGCTCACTGCGGAGCAGCTGCGCGATGCCCTCGTTACCGACGCGAACCGGGAGTACGACAAGTTGGAGGAAGCCGTTTCTGCCATCGGCGGCGACAAGCAGATGCGCAATACCGAGCGCATGGTGATCCTGCCGATTATTGACCAGAAATGGCGCGAGCACCTTTACGAGATGGACTACCTCAAGGAGGGCATCGGCCTGCGCGCGATGGCGCAGCGCGACCCGCTGGTGGAATACCAGAAGGAGGGTGGCGATATGTTCAATGCCATGAATGAAGGCGTGAAGGAAGAAACCGTGCGCCAGCTATTCATGCTGCGCAAGCAGTTCAAGCAGCAGGAAGAAAACCAAGAATCCGGCGGTGACTCGGGCTCTGGTCCTGCAGGCCAAGAAACCGTAGAGGCATAA
- the mtrB gene encoding MtrAB system histidine kinase MtrB: MIVVASSVVMIILAYALVSVLTQRLVSQKEDVALQELERARTAVEQQIDATSSANSVQVRINSARASLDQLSAQQGDAQAVYEPVIVVENQDGSITTSPEDFPVPEQMRQMVGQDQIAQQYYPVPRGNGDYYNALMVGTPTDAEIPNLQVYLALSMESEESTMALMRGLLSAAGVVVVVLLVGIAWLATQQVITPIKSASRIAQRLAAGHLKERMAVDRDDEMGRLAASFNNMADKLSSQIAQLEEYGDLQRQFTSDVSHELRTPITTVRMAADLIESEADSLPAGAQRASKLMSRELDRFEELLADLLEISRHDAGVADLSTTAIDLRSCVDAAYRQVEHLAQKLDVEVVRNMPDERISIQADSRRIERILRNLLANAIDHSEGNPVVIDIATTDKAVGVAVTDHGVGLKPGQEELVFNRFWRADSSRKRHSGGTGLGLAIAREDAALHGGTLDAFGVFGYGSRFRLIIPREPNTEIGEEPISREIPGAPGTGSDAAHDALADAPATADPSGATGAAVGAAADAASDADTGQAGAAEAGAAEDEDEGGAGGASPSSSSVVGRGIGIDDDSAEATEADGDGILWPSERNRGAASPEGRSYKAPDFKGDK, translated from the coding sequence ATGATTGTGGTCGCCTCCTCGGTGGTCATGATTATCTTGGCCTACGCCTTGGTCTCCGTGCTGACCCAGCGGTTGGTATCCCAAAAAGAAGACGTGGCGCTGCAGGAGCTCGAGCGCGCCCGCACGGCGGTGGAGCAGCAAATCGATGCCACCAGTTCCGCCAACTCGGTGCAGGTGCGCATCAATTCCGCCCGCGCTTCTTTGGATCAGCTCTCTGCGCAACAAGGCGATGCGCAGGCCGTGTATGAACCCGTCATCGTGGTGGAAAACCAAGATGGATCCATCACCACCTCGCCGGAGGATTTCCCGGTGCCGGAACAAATGCGGCAGATGGTGGGCCAAGACCAGATTGCGCAGCAGTATTACCCCGTCCCGCGCGGCAATGGCGATTACTATAACGCGCTCATGGTGGGCACACCCACCGATGCCGAGATTCCGAATTTGCAGGTCTACCTGGCCCTTTCTATGGAATCGGAAGAATCAACAATGGCGCTTATGCGCGGCCTGCTCTCTGCCGCCGGCGTGGTGGTCGTGGTCTTGCTGGTGGGCATTGCCTGGTTGGCAACCCAGCAGGTCATTACCCCGATTAAGTCCGCGTCCCGCATCGCCCAGCGCCTGGCTGCCGGCCACCTCAAGGAGCGCATGGCCGTGGATCGGGACGATGAGATGGGCCGGCTTGCCGCCTCCTTTAATAATATGGCGGATAAATTGTCCTCCCAGATTGCGCAGCTGGAGGAATACGGCGATTTGCAGCGGCAGTTTACTTCCGATGTCTCCCATGAGCTGCGCACCCCCATTACCACCGTGCGCATGGCCGCAGACCTCATCGAATCTGAGGCCGATAGCCTGCCCGCGGGCGCGCAGCGCGCCTCGAAGCTCATGTCCAGGGAGCTGGACCGCTTCGAGGAGCTGCTCGCGGATCTGCTAGAGATTTCCCGCCACGATGCCGGCGTGGCGGACCTATCCACCACGGCCATTGACCTGCGCTCCTGCGTGGATGCCGCCTACCGCCAGGTTGAGCATTTGGCGCAGAAGCTCGACGTGGAGGTCGTTCGCAATATGCCGGATGAGCGGATTTCCATCCAGGCCGATTCGCGCCGCATCGAGCGCATTTTGCGCAACCTCTTGGCCAATGCCATCGACCATTCTGAGGGCAATCCTGTGGTGATCGATATTGCCACCACGGATAAGGCCGTGGGTGTAGCCGTTACGGACCACGGCGTGGGCCTGAAACCCGGACAAGAAGAACTAGTATTCAACCGTTTCTGGCGCGCGGATTCTTCCCGCAAGCGCCACTCTGGCGGCACCGGGCTGGGCCTTGCCATCGCCCGCGAGGACGCGGCCCTGCACGGCGGCACGCTCGATGCATTTGGCGTATTTGGCTACGGCTCCCGCTTCCGCCTCATCATCCCGCGAGAGCCGAATACCGAGATTGGTGAAGAGCCCATCTCCCGAGAGATTCCAGGCGCCCCGGGCACTGGTTCAGACGCCGCGCACGACGCGCTTGCCGATGCCCCAGCTACCGCCGACCCCAGCGGCGCAACCGGCGCCGCTGTTGGCGCCGCTGCCGACGCAGCTAGCGATGCCGACACCGGGCAAGCTGGTGCAGCGGAAGCTGGTGCAGCAGAAGACGAGGACGAGGGCGGCGCCGGTGGGGCATCGCCAAGCAGCAGCTCGGTGGTAGGCCGCGGAATTGGCATCGACGATGACTCGGCGGAGGCGACCGAGGCGGATGGTGACGGAATCCTGTGGCCTTCTGAACGCAACCGTGGGGCCGCCTCGCCCGAGGGGCGCTCCTATAAGGCGCCGGATTTTAAGGGGGATAAATAA
- the rsgA gene encoding ribosome small subunit-dependent GTPase A, which produces MARRFGSFDESDVRVRPGKGSRPRTKDRPKHKNAKYGMVITKDRGRWGVALDDGPHVTAMRARELGRTAIEVGDRVGVVGDXSGAKDTLARIVKLADRXSVLRRTADDTDPYERIVVANADQLLIVSAVADPPPRSGFVERALIAAFVGNLHPILCLTKTDLADPTPFAEEFADLDVTVVEAGVEDGLDAVRAQVDGHITALIGHSGVGKSTLVNRLVPDAERETGEVSGIGKGRHTSTQSVALPLPTDAPGAESQGGWIIDTPGIRSFGLAHVDADTVLGVFEDLAAAIEECPRGCTHAGPPADPECGLDDPEIIPEGTATARRRDAVRGLLQALRTNVEWEN; this is translated from the coding sequence ATGGCTAGACGTTTCGGTTCCTTTGATGAATCTGATGTGCGCGTGCGCCCCGGCAAGGGCTCGCGCCCGCGCACCAAGGATCGGCCCAAGCACAAAAATGCCAAATACGGCATGGTAATCACCAAGGACCGCGGGCGGTGGGGCGTCGCGCTTGACGATGGCCCCCACGTCACCGCCATGCGCGCCCGCGAGCTGGGCCGCACCGCCATCGAGGTCGGTGACCGCGTCGGCGTGGTTGGTGATMCCTCTGGTGCGAAGGACACGCTGGCGCGCATCGTCAAGCTGGCGGATCGCMCCTCCGTGCTGCGCCGCACCGCCGATGACACGGATCCGTATGAGCGCATCGTGGTGGCCAATGCCGATCAATTGCTGATCGTTTCTGCCGTGGCAGACCCTCCCCCGCGATCAGGCTTTGTCGAGCGCGCCTTGATTGCCGCATTCGTGGGCAACCTCCACCCCATCCTGTGCCTGACCAAGACGGATCTTGCAGACCCAACGCCGTTTGCAGAAGAATTCGCCGACCTAGATGTCACGGTGGTCGAAGCCGGAGTCGAGGATGGCCTAGATGCCGTGCGCGCGCAAGTAGATGGCCATATTACCGCGCTCATCGGGCATTCCGGGGTAGGCAAGTCCACGCTGGTCAACCGCCTGGTTCCAGATGCAGAAAGGGAAACGGGGGAAGTATCGGGCATCGGCAAGGGCCGGCATACCTCGACGCAATCGGTGGCCCTCCCCTTGCCCACCGACGCTCCAGGCGCCGAATCTCAGGGCGGCTGGATCATCGATACGCCGGGCATTCGCTCCTTCGGGCTGGCGCATGTGGACGCGGATACCGTCCTTGGCGTTTTCGAGGACCTCGCCGCGGCCATTGAGGAATGCCCGCGCGGCTGTACGCACGCGGGGCCACCGGCGGATCCCGAGTGCGGGCTCGATGATCCAGAAATCATTCCCGAGGGCACCGCTACCGCCCGCCGGCGCGATGCGGTACGCGGGCTGCTGCAAGCCCTGCGCACCAACGTGGAGTGGGAAAACTAG